One genomic region from Listeria monocytogenes encodes:
- a CDS encoding biotin transporter BioY, with protein MRDQKLKFLVVDALFAVIIALLAQVAIPLGPIPLTGQTFAIGLAATILGARHGTISVLVYIVLGAVGIPVFQGMTAGIGIIFGPTGGFIIGFIFNAFLTGWLLEKTKFTVPYAIVANILGAIVTLIFGVLWLKVSTGLDWPTAFLTGMVPFIIPGIIKAVFAALLGIIIRDRLIKAKLLRAS; from the coding sequence ATGCGTGATCAGAAATTGAAATTTTTAGTCGTAGATGCTTTATTTGCAGTCATTATTGCCTTACTTGCGCAAGTTGCTATACCACTCGGCCCTATTCCACTTACTGGACAGACATTTGCCATTGGGTTAGCTGCCACCATTCTCGGAGCTCGTCATGGTACGATATCTGTTTTAGTTTACATTGTTCTTGGCGCTGTGGGGATTCCTGTTTTCCAAGGAATGACAGCGGGTATTGGGATTATTTTTGGGCCAACCGGTGGATTTATTATCGGATTTATTTTTAATGCATTCCTTACAGGTTGGTTACTCGAAAAAACAAAATTCACTGTCCCTTATGCGATTGTGGCGAACATATTAGGCGCTATTGTCACCCTGATTTTCGGCGTTTTATGGCTTAAAGTCAGTACAGGACTCGACTGGCCAACTGCCTTTTTAACTGGAATGGTACCTTTCATTATTCCAGGTATTATCAAAGCGGTTTTTGCGGCGCTATTAGGCATTATCATTCGTGATCGTTTGATTAAAGCCAAATTACTCCGAGCATCATAA
- a CDS encoding PadR family transcriptional regulator has translation MEVNPQFKKGVLELCCLFLIQKKDCYGYELANQVSKYIEVAEGAIYPVLRRLVKEEYCSTYLVESNEGPSRKYYQLTVKGEIYLNELISEWNNFTDSVAKLLTEGEAVNE, from the coding sequence ATGGAGGTTAACCCGCAGTTCAAAAAAGGTGTGTTAGAACTTTGCTGTTTATTTTTAATTCAAAAGAAAGATTGTTACGGTTATGAATTAGCAAATCAAGTTTCTAAATATATTGAAGTAGCTGAAGGTGCTATTTATCCGGTACTTAGAAGATTAGTAAAAGAAGAGTACTGTTCCACTTATTTAGTAGAATCAAATGAAGGTCCATCAAGAAAATATTATCAGCTGACAGTAAAAGGCGAAATTTACTTGAATGAACTTATTTCTGAATGGAATAATTTTACAGACAGCGTCGCAAAACTATTAACAGAGGGGGAAGCAGTAAATGAATAA
- a CDS encoding DUF1700 domain-containing protein → MNKQDFLNELNQRLELLDPKERRELLSDYQEHFRNGIEAGKSEEQIVFDLGKPEEIAADIISERGIREEPTEMDYYYVPRKNQNENRSVSKQILIGVGLFLLDVCLIIPIMVSLWSLVISLWVTVGAFLLSPVILGVGILFGADFEFYQMFVSIGLVGLGLMLLFVANALTQLTSKVTMAIIQWHKYAVKGGGKNA, encoded by the coding sequence ATGAATAAACAAGATTTTCTCAATGAATTAAATCAACGACTGGAATTGCTTGATCCGAAAGAGCGGAGAGAATTATTATCGGACTATCAAGAGCATTTCAGAAATGGAATTGAAGCCGGGAAAAGCGAAGAACAAATCGTTTTTGACCTTGGTAAGCCAGAAGAAATTGCCGCAGATATTATCAGTGAACGTGGTATTCGCGAAGAACCAACAGAAATGGATTACTATTATGTCCCACGAAAAAACCAAAATGAAAATAGATCAGTGAGTAAACAAATTTTAATTGGCGTAGGCTTATTTTTATTAGATGTTTGTCTTATCATTCCAATTATGGTTTCGCTTTGGTCCTTGGTTATCTCCCTTTGGGTGACAGTTGGTGCGTTTCTTCTATCTCCGGTTATACTCGGTGTAGGAATTTTATTTGGAGCTGATTTCGAATTTTATCAAATGTTTGTTTCTATTGGACTTGTAGGTTTGGGGCTAATGCTTTTATTTGTAGCAAACGCGCTAACTCAGCTTACAAGTAAAGTAACAATGGCGATTATCCAGTGGCATAAATATGCGGTAAAGGGAGGCGGGAAAAATGCGTAA
- a CDS encoding DUF4097 family beta strand repeat-containing protein, translating into MRKHHLSKKLFFAGLVLFIIGAIGVAFTMNTGKMIEKGEPLTKQWDLSTENIKKIAFSSERDASIEWKESTTGKNYIELKGNYSANDKKAIQQLEPVSEDGTSFDITVPEEDDWYNGFGKIYAYGKQKVTIYLTKDTKLADLEVKSHSGDIDVADFKVKKFVSSTNSGELKVTNLEANTAQMATSSGDLTLSYIKANSSIETDSGKTELTNLTGDLEVNGGSGDVNVAGVKAKKLKIAIDSGDIELTSGTVTDLAVLTTSSGDIDANTKGKIQAESDSGSIELAGATNNVTAKTSSGDIDVAFTKQVKNIEINSDSGEVELELPGDFKAIYEASSNSGSVKAPTSDSNTDNRVTVKTSSGDIKIEK; encoded by the coding sequence ATGCGTAAACATCACTTAAGCAAAAAACTATTTTTCGCTGGTTTGGTACTATTTATTATTGGTGCTATCGGTGTAGCATTCACAATGAATACAGGTAAAATGATTGAAAAAGGAGAACCACTTACAAAACAGTGGGACTTATCAACTGAAAATATTAAAAAAATTGCTTTTTCTTCCGAGCGTGATGCATCAATTGAATGGAAAGAAAGTACAACTGGAAAAAATTATATCGAACTAAAAGGGAATTACTCTGCCAATGATAAAAAGGCAATTCAACAATTAGAGCCAGTTTCTGAAGATGGGACATCCTTTGATATAACGGTGCCTGAAGAAGATGATTGGTATAACGGCTTTGGCAAAATTTACGCTTATGGAAAACAAAAAGTAACAATTTATTTAACAAAAGATACTAAATTAGCTGATTTAGAAGTGAAATCTCATTCAGGAGATATTGATGTAGCTGATTTTAAAGTAAAGAAATTTGTTAGTTCTACTAATTCTGGGGAGTTAAAAGTGACTAATCTGGAAGCAAATACTGCTCAAATGGCTACTTCTTCCGGGGATTTAACTTTATCGTATATCAAAGCAAATTCGTCAATTGAAACAGATTCTGGAAAAACAGAATTGACTAATTTAACTGGTGATTTAGAAGTAAATGGTGGCTCGGGCGACGTTAATGTTGCTGGAGTTAAAGCAAAGAAACTTAAAATCGCTATTGATTCAGGAGACATTGAGCTGACTAGTGGTACTGTAACCGACTTAGCTGTTTTAACAACAAGTTCTGGGGATATTGATGCAAATACAAAAGGTAAAATCCAAGCTGAATCCGATTCAGGATCAATTGAACTCGCGGGCGCAACAAATAATGTAACGGCGAAAACGAGCTCAGGTGATATCGATGTAGCATTTACCAAACAGGTGAAAAATATCGAAATCAATTCAGATTCTGGTGAAGTTGAACTTGAGCTACCGGGTGATTTTAAAGCTATTTATGAAGCAAGTAGTAATTCAGGTAGCGTTAAAGCACCAACAAGTGATTCGAATACCGATAACCGCGTAACGGTGAAAACAAGTTCCGGAGATATTAAAATCGAAAAATAA
- a CDS encoding GNAT family N-acetyltransferase: MDFHIRKATNSDAEAIQHVAITSWHHTYQDLIPGDVQDDFLERFYNVETLHNRISATPFAVVEQADKVIGFANFIELEKGKSELAAFYLLPEVTQRGLGTELLEVGMTLFHVPLPMFVNVEKGNETAIHFYKAKGFVQVEEFTEDFYGYPLETIRFNLNHHAFEEE; encoded by the coding sequence ATGGATTTTCATATTAGAAAAGCAACTAATTCAGATGCCGAAGCCATTCAGCATGTGGCGATTACTTCGTGGCATCATACCTATCAAGATTTAATTCCAGGCGATGTACAAGACGATTTTTTGGAAAGGTTTTATAATGTTGAAACGCTTCATAATCGTATTTCAGCAACTCCTTTTGCTGTTGTGGAACAAGCAGACAAAGTAATTGGATTTGCGAATTTTATCGAGCTTGAAAAGGGGAAAAGCGAGCTCGCAGCTTTTTATTTATTGCCTGAAGTGACACAACGCGGACTTGGCACGGAGCTTTTAGAAGTAGGAATGACGCTATTTCACGTGCCACTACCAATGTTTGTTAACGTCGAAAAAGGAAATGAAACAGCGATTCATTTTTATAAGGCGAAAGGGTTTGTTCAAGTGGAGGAATTTACCGAGGATTTTTACGGTTATCCGCTGGAGACAATTCGTTTTAATTTGAATCATCATGCGTTTGAAGAAGAATAA
- a CDS encoding DUF4870 domain-containing protein, with amino-acid sequence MLDKKIISALSYFSLFFAPVITPAIIWCTTKDKEIRHHVKWALLTQATFVAGIVVMILLYNNVPFSTNSADTINFLALATVFFIVFLNVSILIFNLIRGITRIVKHSDDNWARC; translated from the coding sequence ATGTTAGATAAAAAAATTATTAGTGCGCTTAGTTATTTCAGTCTTTTCTTTGCTCCGGTCATTACTCCCGCAATTATCTGGTGCACAACAAAAGATAAAGAAATACGGCATCATGTAAAATGGGCACTCCTCACGCAGGCAACATTTGTCGCTGGTATTGTTGTAATGATTTTACTTTACAATAATGTACCATTTAGTACCAATAGTGCAGATACCATTAACTTTCTTGCCTTAGCTACTGTATTTTTTATCGTTTTTCTAAATGTATCAATACTCATTTTCAACTTGATTCGAGGAATTACACGTATCGTAAAGCATAGTGACGATAACTGGGCTAGATGTTAA
- a CDS encoding MATE family efflux transporter yields the protein MSSVHKVASISLFTLAWPIFLEQFLRLMISYIDVFMLGHYSDDAVAATGVANQILVISIIIYGFISVGVQIIVAQMIGAKKHKEIENVITNGLVVAFLIGIVMSIIFIFMSKNFLTWMGIDPHLVQVGAPFLEIIGGSSVVIAIHASILPILRAHGYVRQSILVPVTISIINVVGNYLFLYGPLAYLDYGVAGVGISTAVANFVGMGLAIWMLRKYIGYTFHFKKLEQVSKKLLYSILRLGLPSAGENLSYAGSQLVVTAIIAILGTEALTTKVYASTVSQFVALFAIALGQASQIIIGRAVGAKEIDKAYKQGLRSWKIGLVVAIVVSVSIYLFAEPIMRLFTTNTEIIAMTKELFLLSIFLELGRATNIIIISSLNSTGDVRFPFICGLIVMWIVSLPFSYVLGISAGLGLVGVWLAYIIDEGVRAVLMYRRWRSKVWSLKSVI from the coding sequence GTGAGTTCAGTACATAAAGTCGCCAGCATAAGCCTTTTCACGCTTGCTTGGCCGATTTTTCTAGAGCAATTTTTACGTCTGATGATTAGTTATATAGATGTCTTTATGTTGGGGCATTATTCAGATGACGCGGTAGCTGCGACAGGGGTTGCGAATCAGATTCTTGTTATTTCTATTATTATTTACGGCTTCATCAGCGTTGGTGTGCAGATTATCGTTGCCCAAATGATTGGTGCGAAAAAACATAAAGAAATTGAGAATGTAATTACAAATGGCTTAGTGGTAGCTTTCTTAATAGGAATTGTGATGAGTATTATTTTCATTTTTATGTCGAAAAACTTCCTGACTTGGATGGGAATTGATCCTCATTTAGTTCAAGTTGGTGCGCCGTTTTTAGAAATTATCGGTGGGAGTTCGGTGGTTATCGCGATTCATGCTTCAATTTTGCCAATTCTCCGGGCACACGGTTATGTAAGGCAATCCATTCTTGTTCCAGTAACGATTAGTATTATCAATGTTGTCGGTAACTACTTATTTCTTTACGGCCCGCTTGCATACTTAGATTACGGCGTGGCAGGTGTCGGAATTTCTACTGCTGTCGCAAACTTTGTCGGAATGGGTCTAGCCATCTGGATGCTTCGAAAATATATCGGCTATACTTTCCATTTCAAAAAACTGGAGCAAGTTTCCAAAAAATTACTTTATTCAATTTTACGACTTGGCCTTCCCTCTGCTGGGGAAAATTTATCCTATGCCGGCTCACAACTAGTTGTTACTGCAATTATTGCGATTCTCGGCACAGAGGCACTTACGACAAAAGTATATGCTTCGACGGTTAGCCAGTTTGTCGCGCTCTTTGCTATCGCGCTCGGTCAGGCCTCTCAAATCATTATCGGTCGTGCGGTTGGTGCAAAAGAAATTGATAAAGCTTACAAGCAAGGTCTACGTAGTTGGAAAATTGGTTTGGTTGTCGCAATTGTTGTCAGCGTTTCGATTTATCTTTTCGCGGAACCAATTATGCGACTGTTTACTACGAATACGGAAATCATTGCGATGACGAAAGAATTGTTCTTACTTTCGATTTTCCTTGAGCTTGGACGTGCGACGAATATTATCATCATTAGTAGTCTAAACTCTACGGGCGATGTTCGTTTTCCATTTATATGTGGACTTATCGTCATGTGGATTGTTAGTTTGCCGTTCTCCTATGTACTCGGTATTTCTGCTGGGCTTGGGCTAGTCGGTGTTTGGCTTGCCTACATTATTGATGAAGGGGTTCGAGCTGTTCTAATGTACCGAAGATGGCGCAGTAAAGTTTGGTCTTTAAAATCAGTCATATAA
- a CDS encoding MarR family winged helix-turn-helix transcriptional regulator, producing the protein MSSKNQDLGHSVIKAFMNFKHAEIKSFQIPGYSKSETRFIFILSRGLKSRGPKIRVSDLGHMLRISKPSVTQMIQSLEGKGLIKRVQNPEDKRSMYVELTEVGAGVSEKMLDEFQASFEDMQEFLGEDDMKKLITLLEKLTDYLNTKSENKEA; encoded by the coding sequence ATGTCTTCGAAAAATCAAGACTTGGGGCACTCAGTAATCAAGGCTTTCATGAATTTTAAGCATGCTGAAATAAAGAGTTTCCAAATTCCAGGTTACAGTAAATCTGAAACAAGATTTATTTTTATTTTATCTCGTGGGCTTAAAAGCAGAGGGCCAAAAATTCGTGTTTCCGATCTTGGTCATATGCTCAGAATTTCAAAACCAAGCGTCACGCAAATGATTCAATCTTTGGAAGGAAAAGGACTCATTAAACGAGTTCAAAACCCAGAAGATAAGCGCTCGATGTATGTAGAATTAACAGAAGTCGGAGCAGGCGTGTCAGAAAAAATGCTCGATGAATTTCAAGCTAGTTTTGAAGATATGCAGGAGTTTTTAGGCGAAGACGATATGAAAAAATTGATTACACTCCTAGAAAAACTGACAGATTACTTAAACACAAAATCCGAAAATAAGGAGGCATAA
- a CDS encoding ABC transporter ATP-binding protein: MMKLMKRLKPYWLSITAVLVLTFGQVIGQLYLPTLMSNIIDKGVVTGDTDYIWSTGMKMLLISFASVILSVIVVYLASRISMGFGKELRDKIFTKVEDFSLQEFDKVGTSSLITRTTNDVVQIQNVLYMMMRLMVMAPIMLLGGIIMAVGRDAKLSLIFVVVLPLLLLLVVILGGKAMPMFKSLQKKMDKLNRVIREGLTGIRVVRSFNRNEDELEKFEEANADYATTAIKVNRLLSLMSPLMMLLMNLTSIAIVWIGSIFIGNGDMQVGDLMAFIQYAMQIMMSFMMLSAVFIMIPRAGASAERINEVLDMNAEILNPENPKTSTPPAKLSFEHVTFRYEGAEKPVIEDITFEANAGETIAIIGSTGAGKSTLINMIPRFYDVESGVVKINGIDVREMDQSSLRQKIGLVPQKAVLFTGTIASNMRYGKEDATDEEIWEALRTAQAENFVSKLANGLGSRVEQGGNNFSGGQKQRLSIARSLIRKPEIYIFDDSFSALDFKTDAKLREALKAETTEAVTLIVAQRITSVVNSDQIIVMNEGKIAGMGTHEELKESNQIYQEIMRSQLSEEEIA, from the coding sequence ATGATGAAATTGATGAAAAGATTAAAACCTTATTGGCTGAGCATTACGGCCGTATTAGTCCTTACTTTCGGGCAAGTCATTGGACAGCTTTATTTGCCGACGCTTATGTCGAACATTATCGACAAAGGAGTCGTAACAGGCGATACAGACTACATTTGGAGCACTGGGATGAAGATGCTCTTAATCTCGTTTGCTTCTGTTATCTTGTCGGTTATCGTGGTTTATCTCGCATCCAGAATTTCCATGGGATTCGGGAAAGAATTACGAGATAAAATTTTTACGAAGGTAGAGGACTTTTCCTTACAAGAATTCGATAAAGTAGGAACTTCCTCGCTGATTACGAGAACAACAAATGACGTTGTTCAAATACAAAATGTACTTTATATGATGATGCGATTAATGGTGATGGCGCCAATTATGTTGCTCGGCGGTATTATTATGGCAGTTGGCAGGGACGCGAAATTATCGCTTATTTTTGTCGTTGTTTTACCGCTACTACTTCTATTAGTAGTTATTCTCGGCGGAAAAGCAATGCCAATGTTTAAATCGCTCCAAAAGAAAATGGATAAATTAAACCGTGTTATTCGGGAAGGTTTAACAGGGATTCGTGTTGTTCGTTCTTTTAACCGCAATGAAGATGAACTCGAAAAATTTGAAGAAGCAAACGCTGACTATGCTACTACGGCGATTAAAGTTAACCGACTGCTTTCTCTTATGAGTCCATTAATGATGCTACTGATGAACTTAACTTCCATTGCGATTGTCTGGATTGGTTCGATTTTTATTGGTAATGGTGATATGCAAGTAGGGGACTTGATGGCATTTATTCAGTACGCAATGCAAATTATGATGTCCTTCATGATGCTTTCTGCTGTATTTATTATGATTCCACGTGCTGGAGCATCTGCTGAACGTATTAATGAAGTGTTAGATATGAATGCAGAAATACTTAATCCAGAAAATCCAAAAACAAGTACACCACCAGCGAAACTTTCTTTTGAACATGTGACTTTCCGCTATGAAGGCGCTGAAAAACCAGTGATTGAAGATATTACTTTTGAAGCTAATGCTGGCGAAACGATTGCTATTATAGGAAGTACCGGTGCTGGTAAGTCTACTTTAATTAATATGATTCCACGTTTTTATGATGTCGAAAGTGGCGTTGTAAAAATTAACGGAATTGATGTGCGTGAAATGGATCAATCCAGTTTGCGCCAAAAAATTGGACTTGTTCCGCAAAAAGCGGTTTTATTCACTGGAACAATAGCTTCAAATATGCGCTACGGTAAAGAAGATGCAACCGACGAAGAAATTTGGGAAGCACTTCGAACAGCCCAAGCGGAAAATTTTGTATCTAAACTTGCAAACGGGCTTGGTAGCCGTGTAGAGCAAGGTGGTAACAACTTCTCTGGTGGACAAAAACAACGTCTTTCCATCGCACGTTCTTTAATTAGAAAACCAGAAATTTATATATTTGATGATAGTTTCTCGGCGCTCGATTTCAAAACAGACGCGAAACTGCGTGAGGCTTTGAAAGCTGAAACAACCGAAGCCGTGACACTTATTGTGGCACAGCGTATTACCTCCGTTGTCAATTCCGACCAAATCATCGTTATGAATGAAGGTAAAATTGCCGGAATGGGAACACATGAAGAATTAAAAGAATCAAATCAAATTTATCAAGAAATTATGAGGTCACAGCTGTCAGAGGAGGAAATCGCATGA
- a CDS encoding ABC transporter ATP-binding protein, which translates to MSGPGPGGGMRMQTAAKPKNFKQTLFRLLGYMKPRSVAIIVVFIFAILSTIFNIFSPKELGKATTEIFKGVMSQDGINNDKIFNILMIVLVLYLGSSLFSFIQQYVMSSVAQRTVYDMRKDLKAKMARLPLKYYDTRSNGDILSRSVNDMDNIANTLQQSLTQAITAIVQMIGVLIMMLTISWQMTLIVLVTVPISIILVAIIAGRSQRYFGAQQRNLGILNDTVEETYGGQTIIKAFGQEKKTLVKFDEVNEDYFKAAKKAQFISGIMMPVMQFVGNLGYVGVCVAGGIFVTNGTLQVGDIQSFTQYVQLFTQPISSVANIANIIQSTIASAERVFEMMDEEEEKDEIPANVNQVAGEEHSIVFDHVKFGYTPDKPLMTDLNIHVEEGQMVAIVGPTGAGKTTIINLLMRFYDVDGGQIRMKGIDTRDMTKDAVREKFGMVLQDTWLFNGTIADNIAYGREGATKDEVIGAAKAAYADDFIRRLPNGYDTILNEEGSNISQGQKQLLTIARAILSDPSILILDEATSSVDTRTELNIQLAMGNLMEGRTSFVIAHRLSTIRDADLILVMNHGSVIEQGTHQELLDAKGFYADLYNSQFTGAQAV; encoded by the coding sequence ATGAGTGGTCCAGGTCCAGGTGGTGGCATGAGAATGCAAACAGCCGCCAAACCAAAGAACTTTAAACAAACACTATTCCGGCTTCTTGGCTATATGAAACCTCGTTCTGTCGCAATCATTGTTGTATTTATCTTTGCGATTTTATCTACGATTTTTAACATTTTCAGCCCGAAAGAACTCGGGAAAGCAACAACAGAAATTTTTAAAGGTGTTATGAGCCAAGATGGAATTAATAACGATAAGATTTTTAATATATTAATGATTGTTTTAGTCTTATACCTTGGTAGTTCCTTATTTAGTTTCATTCAGCAATACGTCATGTCGAGTGTTGCGCAACGTACTGTGTATGACATGCGGAAAGATTTAAAGGCAAAAATGGCTCGTCTGCCGCTGAAATATTATGATACACGCTCAAATGGCGATATTCTAAGTCGTTCTGTTAATGACATGGATAATATCGCGAACACGCTGCAACAATCACTAACGCAAGCCATTACCGCGATTGTTCAAATGATTGGTGTCTTAATCATGATGTTAACAATCAGCTGGCAAATGACGCTAATCGTGCTTGTTACTGTTCCAATTAGTATTATTCTAGTAGCAATTATTGCCGGAAGATCACAACGCTATTTCGGCGCACAACAACGTAATCTTGGTATTTTAAATGATACTGTAGAAGAAACTTACGGCGGCCAAACAATCATTAAAGCCTTTGGTCAAGAAAAGAAAACGTTAGTAAAATTTGATGAAGTAAATGAAGATTATTTTAAAGCAGCTAAAAAAGCGCAATTTATTTCCGGGATTATGATGCCGGTAATGCAATTCGTTGGTAACTTAGGTTATGTAGGTGTCTGTGTGGCCGGTGGTATTTTTGTTACTAACGGAACACTTCAAGTTGGGGATATTCAATCATTTACGCAATATGTCCAATTATTTACGCAACCAATTTCCAGCGTAGCAAACATCGCGAACATCATTCAATCCACTATTGCATCCGCAGAACGTGTATTTGAAATGATGGATGAAGAAGAAGAAAAAGACGAAATTCCAGCAAATGTTAATCAAGTTGCTGGCGAAGAACATAGCATTGTATTCGACCACGTGAAATTCGGTTACACTCCAGATAAACCGCTAATGACAGACCTGAATATTCATGTGGAAGAAGGTCAAATGGTGGCGATTGTTGGTCCAACTGGTGCTGGTAAAACGACTATTATCAACTTGCTGATGCGTTTTTATGACGTAGATGGTGGTCAGATCCGTATGAAAGGTATTGATACACGCGATATGACCAAAGATGCTGTCCGCGAAAAATTCGGCATGGTACTGCAAGATACTTGGTTGTTTAACGGAACAATTGCCGACAATATCGCATACGGTCGTGAAGGCGCAACGAAAGATGAAGTTATCGGGGCAGCAAAAGCAGCTTATGCAGATGATTTCATTCGTAGACTTCCAAATGGCTATGATACTATCTTGAATGAAGAAGGTTCTAATATTTCGCAAGGTCAAAAACAATTACTAACAATTGCTCGGGCGATTTTATCCGATCCATCTATTTTGATTTTAGATGAAGCGACTTCAAGCGTAGATACTCGTACAGAATTAAATATTCAACTTGCGATGGGTAATCTGATGGAAGGGCGCACAAGCTTTGTGATTGCGCATAGACTTTCAACCATTCGTGATGCGGACTTAATTCTCGTTATGAATCACGGTAGTGTAATCGAACAAGGTACGCACCAAGAACTACTTGATGCAAAAGGCTTCTACGCTGACCTTTATAACAGTCAGTTCACCGGAGCTCAAGCAGTTTAA
- a CDS encoding rhodanese-like domain-containing protein: MYQSITANDLEQDLKKVPHNILDVRDADAFVEGHIPDAINIPINELPEKLATLDKEKAYTIICYAGGRSERASQFLAAEGFDVTNVMGGMGAFHGTVTN, from the coding sequence ATGTATCAATCCATTACGGCAAATGATTTAGAGCAAGACTTAAAAAAAGTGCCACATAATATTTTAGATGTCAGAGACGCAGATGCTTTTGTTGAAGGGCATATTCCAGATGCAATAAATATTCCAATTAATGAACTACCAGAAAAATTAGCAACACTGGATAAAGAAAAAGCCTATACGATTATTTGTTACGCGGGTGGACGTTCTGAGCGCGCGAGTCAATTTTTAGCCGCAGAAGGTTTTGACGTAACGAATGTAATGGGCGGAATGGGAGCATTTCACGGTACAGTAACTAACTAA